A genomic region of Hypomesus transpacificus isolate Combined female chromosome 19, fHypTra1, whole genome shotgun sequence contains the following coding sequences:
- the LOC124482223 gene encoding kinesin-like protein KIF23 isoform X4: MQRPTKGKTPRRPVPKKTSNTQKDPVGVYCRIRPLGAEDEECSIEMISSSTIQLHAPDGLKANRNGEYKETQYSFKKVFGIQTTQNELFKDIAKPLVEDLIHCKNGLLFTYGVTGSGKTFTMTGSPGEGGLLPRSLDMLFNSISPFQAKRYVFRTDDKNGMEIQNQVDALLERQKRESQLSVPKTPSSKQKPDPECADMIDPEEACRSEGVDEDSCYSVFVSYIEIYNNYIYDLLEEVPYDPIRPKWLGGGTPVRNTEFVPPQSKILREDQNHNMYVAGCTEVEVKSTEEAFEVFWRGQKKRRIANTQLNRESSRSHSVFIVKLAQAPLDADGDYILQDKNQVTVSQLCLVDLAGSERTSRTRAEGSRLREAGNINQSLMTLRTCMEVLRENQMCGTNKMVPYRDSKVTHLFKNYFDGEGKVRMVVCVNPKADDYEETVLVMRFAEMTQEVEVARPVDRPICSLAAGRRHRNQASRDELTQHLEEHGGPSNIDDPGLLNHLLDSLPPLPSIDVVDPTDEHTMPRLIEALERRHRIRQMMTEQYSKTANKLKSMLLEFDGNLMSKDNFIQDQRVKLGEKEKVISNQKTEIERLEKKSKMLEYKIDILQKTTNIYEEDKRSLKQELESREQKLNRELSERRRMEQRMQGMVTDTKHKWEKECDRRVNAKQMELQNKLWVKDEKLKQLKAIVTESNAPERPEKPQRPSRERDRAAPQKRPASPTPLPTATPVRPLHRRSHSAGGERWVDHKPPSNLDLGTVMQPIIPNAIKVSAASEKALSKCHKYVLTHQELASDGEIETKLIKGDVFRTRSGGQAVQFTDIETLTQEFPSTSSRKRRSGSGDGHRQAEDHRRMEWDDTENEAPVASTSSAYGYQKRRKP; this comes from the exons ATGCAGAGACCAAC AAAAGGAAAAACTCCTCGGAGGCCAGTCCCAAAGAAAAcgtcaaacacacagaaagacccGGTTGGA GTGTACTGTCGTATACGTCCATTGGGAGCAGAGGATGAGGAGTGTTCTATAGAAATGATTAGCAGCTCTACTATTCAGCTGCATGCTCCTGATGGCCTTAAAGCTAACCGCAATGGAGAATACAAAGAG ACTCAATACTCGTTCAAGAAGGTTTTTGGAATCCAGACAACCCAAAACGAGTTGTTTAAAGATATTGCCAAACCACTAGTGGAGGATCTCATTCATTGTAAAAATG GTCTGCTGTTCACATATGGTGTCACAGGAAGTGGAAAGACCTTTACCATGACCGGATCACCTGGAGAAGGTGGACTCCTCCCTCGCTCACTGGACATGCTTTTCAACAGCATCAGCCCTTTTCAGGCTAAGAGATAT GTCTTCAGGACAGATGACAAGAATGGGATGGAGATCCAGAACCAAGTTGATGCACTTCTTGAgaggcagaagagagagagtcaacTGTCTGTGCCGAAGACTCCTTCCTCAAA ACAAAAACCAGACCCAGAGTGTGCAGACATGATAGACCCAGAGGAGGCCTGCAGGTCTGAGGGAGTGGATGAGGACAGCTgttacagtgtgtttgtgtcctacaTTGAAATATACAACAACTACATTTATGATCTACTGGAGGAGGTGCCCTATGACCCTATTAGACCCAA GTGGCTGGGTGGAGGCACACCTGTGCGGAACACTGAGTTTGT ACCACCACAGTCTAAGATTCTTCGTGAGGATCAGAATCACAACATGTATGTGGCTGGATGTacagaggtggaggtgaagtcCACTGAAGAAGCCTTTGAAGTGTTTTGGCGGG GTCAAAAGAAAAGGAGGATAGCAAACACTCAGCTGAACCGCGAGTCGAGTCGGTCCCACAGTGTGTTCATAGTCAAACTAGCCCAGGCGCCGTTGGATGCGGACGGGGACTACATTCTACAG gaTAAAAACCAGGTGACTGTGAGCCAGCTGTGTTTGGTGGACCTGGCTGGGAGCGAGCGCACCAGTAGGACCAGAGCAGAGGGCAGCCGCCTCAGAGAAGCAG GCAACATAAACCAGTCCCTGATGACGCTGCGCACATGTATGGAGGTTCTACGAGAGAACCAGATGTGTGGGACAAACAAG ATGGTACCTTACAGAGACTCCAAGGTAACTCATTTGTTCAAGAACTACTTTGACGGTGAAGGCAAAGTCAgaatggtggtgtgtgtcaacCCAAAAGCTGATGATTATGAAGAAACTGTG CTGGTGATGCGCTTTGCGGAGATGAcccaggaggtggaggtggcccGGCCTGTGGACCGGCCCATCTGCAGCCTGGCGGCGGGCCGCAGACACAGGAACCAGGCCTCCAGGGATGAGCTGACCCAGCACCTGGAGGAACATGGGGGACCCAGCAACATCG ATGACCCAGGGCTATTGAACCACCTCCTGGACAGTCTTCCACCATTGCCCTCCATTGATGTGGTGGACCCCACAGACGAACACACCATGCCCCGCCTCATCGAGGCGCTGGAGAGGAGACACCGCATCCGCCAGATGATGACCGAGCAGTACTCCAAGACTG CCAACAAACTCAAATCCATGCTGCTGGAGTTTGATGGCAACCTCATGTCCAAGGATAACTTTATCCAAGACCAGAGGGTGAAGctgggggagaaagaaaaagtcaTCTCTAACCAGAAGACTGAGATTGAACGTCTGGAGAAAAAATCTAAAATGCTGGAATACAAG ATTGACATCCTCCAGAAAACCACCAACATCTACGAGGAGGACAAGCGCTCCTTGAAACAGGAGCTGGAGAGCCGGGAGCAGAAGCTGAACAGGGAGCTGTCAGAGAGGAGGCGCATGGAGCAGCGCATGCAGGGCATGGTCACCGACACCAAGCACAAGTGGGAGAAGGAGTGT GATAGGCGGGTAAACGCCAAGCAGATGGAGTTGCAGAATAAGCTGTGGGTGAAGGACGAGAAGCTCAAGCAGCTCAAGGCCATCGTGACGGAGAGCAACGCCCCAGAGAGACCTGAGAAGCCCCAAAGGCCCTCCCGGGAGAGAGACCGTGCAGCTCCACAGAAGAGGCCTGCCTCGCCAACGCCCCTACCT ACGGCGACGCCAGTTCGCCCCCTTCACCGTCGCTCGCACTCAGCGGGTGGGGAGAGATGGGTAGACCACAAACCACCCTCTAATTTGGATTTAGGCACTGTCATGCAGCCAATCATACCCAATGCAATCAAGGTGTCGGCCGCCAGCGAGAAAGCTCTTTCTAAATGCCACAAGTATGTGCTAACACACCAGGAGCTTGCCTCCGATGGGGAGATTGAGACCAAGCTGATCAAG GGTGACGTGTTCAGAACGAGAAGCGGAGGCCAGGCTGTGCAGTTCACAGACATTGAAACGCTGACACAGGAGTTCCCATCCACCTCAAG TCGTAAGAGAAGATCCGGATCAGGGGATggccacagacaggcagaggaccACAGGAGAATGGAGTGGGATGACACTGAGAACGAG GCTCCAGTTGCAAGCACAAGCTCGGCCTACGGCTATCAAAA acGCCGAAAGCCCTAG
- the LOC124482223 gene encoding kinesin-like protein KIF23 isoform X3 → MQRPTKGKTPRRPVPKKTSNTQKDPVGVYCRIRPLGAEDEECSIEMISSSTIQLHAPDGLKANRNGEYKETQYSFKKVFGIQTTQNELFKDIAKPLVEDLIHCKNGLLFTYGVTGSGKTFTMTGSPGEGGLLPRSLDMLFNSISPFQAKRYVFRTDDKNGMEIQNQVDALLERQKRESQLSVPKTPSSKQKPDPECADMIDPEEACRSEGVDEDSCYSVFVSYIEIYNNYIYDLLEEVPYDPIRPKWLGGGTPVRNTEFVPPQSKILREDQNHNMYVAGCTEVEVKSTEEAFEVFWRGQKKRRIANTQLNRESSRSHSVFIVKLAQAPLDADGDYILQDKNQVTVSQLCLVDLAGSERTSRTRAEGSRLREAGNINQSLMTLRTCMEVLRENQMCGTNKMVPYRDSKVTHLFKNYFDGEGKVRMVVCVNPKADDYEETVLVMRFAEMTQEVEVARPVDRPICSLAAGRRHRNQASRDELTQHLEEHGGPSNIDDPGLLNHLLDSLPPLPSIDVVDPTDEHTMPRLIEALERRHRIRQMMTEQYSKTANKLKSMLLEFDGNLMSKDNFIQDQRVKLGEKEKVISNQKTEIERLEKKSKMLEYKIDILQKTTNIYEEDKRSLKQELESREQKLNRELSERRRMEQRMQGMVTDTKHKWEKECDRRVNAKQMELQNKLWVKDEKLKQLKAIVTESNAPERPEKPQRPSRERDRAAPQKRPASPTPLPDSSKTPSRHQHQAKVKAVQGHPLPSSSTSIIVSVASCISDWEQKIPLEARQGREPPGTHRNSNWTPYASSSVGRRCGQRWAPASETPSYKLDLESGSRGDVFRTRSGGQAVQFTDIETLTQEFPSTSSRKRRSGSGDGHRQAEDHRRMEWDDTENEAPVASTSSAYGYQKRRKP, encoded by the exons ATGCAGAGACCAAC AAAAGGAAAAACTCCTCGGAGGCCAGTCCCAAAGAAAAcgtcaaacacacagaaagacccGGTTGGA GTGTACTGTCGTATACGTCCATTGGGAGCAGAGGATGAGGAGTGTTCTATAGAAATGATTAGCAGCTCTACTATTCAGCTGCATGCTCCTGATGGCCTTAAAGCTAACCGCAATGGAGAATACAAAGAG ACTCAATACTCGTTCAAGAAGGTTTTTGGAATCCAGACAACCCAAAACGAGTTGTTTAAAGATATTGCCAAACCACTAGTGGAGGATCTCATTCATTGTAAAAATG GTCTGCTGTTCACATATGGTGTCACAGGAAGTGGAAAGACCTTTACCATGACCGGATCACCTGGAGAAGGTGGACTCCTCCCTCGCTCACTGGACATGCTTTTCAACAGCATCAGCCCTTTTCAGGCTAAGAGATAT GTCTTCAGGACAGATGACAAGAATGGGATGGAGATCCAGAACCAAGTTGATGCACTTCTTGAgaggcagaagagagagagtcaacTGTCTGTGCCGAAGACTCCTTCCTCAAA ACAAAAACCAGACCCAGAGTGTGCAGACATGATAGACCCAGAGGAGGCCTGCAGGTCTGAGGGAGTGGATGAGGACAGCTgttacagtgtgtttgtgtcctacaTTGAAATATACAACAACTACATTTATGATCTACTGGAGGAGGTGCCCTATGACCCTATTAGACCCAA GTGGCTGGGTGGAGGCACACCTGTGCGGAACACTGAGTTTGT ACCACCACAGTCTAAGATTCTTCGTGAGGATCAGAATCACAACATGTATGTGGCTGGATGTacagaggtggaggtgaagtcCACTGAAGAAGCCTTTGAAGTGTTTTGGCGGG GTCAAAAGAAAAGGAGGATAGCAAACACTCAGCTGAACCGCGAGTCGAGTCGGTCCCACAGTGTGTTCATAGTCAAACTAGCCCAGGCGCCGTTGGATGCGGACGGGGACTACATTCTACAG gaTAAAAACCAGGTGACTGTGAGCCAGCTGTGTTTGGTGGACCTGGCTGGGAGCGAGCGCACCAGTAGGACCAGAGCAGAGGGCAGCCGCCTCAGAGAAGCAG GCAACATAAACCAGTCCCTGATGACGCTGCGCACATGTATGGAGGTTCTACGAGAGAACCAGATGTGTGGGACAAACAAG ATGGTACCTTACAGAGACTCCAAGGTAACTCATTTGTTCAAGAACTACTTTGACGGTGAAGGCAAAGTCAgaatggtggtgtgtgtcaacCCAAAAGCTGATGATTATGAAGAAACTGTG CTGGTGATGCGCTTTGCGGAGATGAcccaggaggtggaggtggcccGGCCTGTGGACCGGCCCATCTGCAGCCTGGCGGCGGGCCGCAGACACAGGAACCAGGCCTCCAGGGATGAGCTGACCCAGCACCTGGAGGAACATGGGGGACCCAGCAACATCG ATGACCCAGGGCTATTGAACCACCTCCTGGACAGTCTTCCACCATTGCCCTCCATTGATGTGGTGGACCCCACAGACGAACACACCATGCCCCGCCTCATCGAGGCGCTGGAGAGGAGACACCGCATCCGCCAGATGATGACCGAGCAGTACTCCAAGACTG CCAACAAACTCAAATCCATGCTGCTGGAGTTTGATGGCAACCTCATGTCCAAGGATAACTTTATCCAAGACCAGAGGGTGAAGctgggggagaaagaaaaagtcaTCTCTAACCAGAAGACTGAGATTGAACGTCTGGAGAAAAAATCTAAAATGCTGGAATACAAG ATTGACATCCTCCAGAAAACCACCAACATCTACGAGGAGGACAAGCGCTCCTTGAAACAGGAGCTGGAGAGCCGGGAGCAGAAGCTGAACAGGGAGCTGTCAGAGAGGAGGCGCATGGAGCAGCGCATGCAGGGCATGGTCACCGACACCAAGCACAAGTGGGAGAAGGAGTGT GATAGGCGGGTAAACGCCAAGCAGATGGAGTTGCAGAATAAGCTGTGGGTGAAGGACGAGAAGCTCAAGCAGCTCAAGGCCATCGTGACGGAGAGCAACGCCCCAGAGAGACCTGAGAAGCCCCAAAGGCCCTCCCGGGAGAGAGACCGTGCAGCTCCACAGAAGAGGCCTGCCTCGCCAACGCCCCTACCT GACTCCAGCAAAACGCCCTCCCGCCACCAACACCAGGCAAAGGTCAAAGCAGTTCAGggccaccccctcccttcttcttccACCTCGATTATTGTGTCTGTAGCATCCTGCATCTCTGATTGGGAGCAGAAGATCCCTCTAGAGGCCAGGCAGGGTAGGGAACCCCCCGGGACCCACAGGAACAGTAACTGGACCCCCTACGCCAGCAGCAGTGTGGGCCGCAGGTGCGGCCAGCGCTGGGCCCCCGCCTCTGAGACCCCCTCCTACAAGCTAGACCTAGAGTCAGGCTCAAGG GGTGACGTGTTCAGAACGAGAAGCGGAGGCCAGGCTGTGCAGTTCACAGACATTGAAACGCTGACACAGGAGTTCCCATCCACCTCAAG TCGTAAGAGAAGATCCGGATCAGGGGATggccacagacaggcagaggaccACAGGAGAATGGAGTGGGATGACACTGAGAACGAG GCTCCAGTTGCAAGCACAAGCTCGGCCTACGGCTATCAAAA acGCCGAAAGCCCTAG